A region from the Gemmatimonas sp. genome encodes:
- a CDS encoding DNA translocase FtsK, with protein sequence MEPAVLRRELSAIALTLLAVFLTGALIFNAPDAGQLCLEATGVFGPAGTWARCALVSTVGIPGAAIVALGCLVVALTLFGRIARADDASDWGVLFAGTVTLVPVAIGLALGGEPSASDSSGLWGSFVAHYLRKGLGSAGAWVFFLLATSVLTVATLRWNPIRMLLGPGRGADANGADEAPTVDRAIATGRKRRTLAQQLEPEPEELPAIDPVLARDVLALEKPDARFAPEAGRDGAKSKRNAKETARPPAAVEAALDASSEPSPFSDNLPPTDLLTAAPARNADAGKRELDLAGEKLMATLRTFKVDGELVGRTTGPTVTQFEIEPAPGVKVRQIAALADDLALAMRAPSIRIVAPIPGRGAVGVEVPNPSPEMVVLREVLESAEFRQMRAALPIALGKDLEGRAVIADLAKMPHLLIAGATGSGKSVCVNTIITSLAYRHTPRTLRFLMVDPKMVELSVYNTLPHLRHKVITDNRDAASVLKWAVMEMQDRYRLLEANACRNLQEFNRRVQQHADGEGAPVQKPRNLEVAFEDRTYSGGVLPYIVVVIDEMADLMMTVQGEVETPIAMLAQKARAIGIHLILATQRPSVNVITGLIKANFPCRIAFRVASQVDSRTIIDGAGAEALLGNGDMLFIPPGKSEPARLQGAYLSSEDTERLLKWYEDARARHEAGEGIMAEPDILETVRALEAKGDGGDDDDGDRSSDDRDARFREAAEVVIQHRQGSTSLLQRRLKIGYGRAARIIDQLEAAGVLAPSEGAARPRDVLVGVQDLDRICGS encoded by the coding sequence ATGGAACCCGCTGTGCTGCGTCGGGAGCTCTCGGCGATCGCGCTGACGCTGCTTGCGGTGTTTCTCACCGGTGCATTGATCTTTAATGCACCCGATGCCGGCCAGTTGTGCCTCGAGGCGACCGGCGTGTTCGGGCCGGCCGGAACGTGGGCGCGCTGCGCGCTGGTGAGCACCGTCGGGATTCCGGGAGCGGCGATCGTCGCGCTGGGGTGCTTGGTGGTCGCGCTCACACTCTTCGGGCGGATCGCGCGTGCCGACGACGCGAGCGATTGGGGCGTGCTCTTCGCGGGCACGGTCACTCTGGTGCCAGTAGCGATCGGTCTCGCGCTTGGCGGCGAACCGTCGGCGTCGGATAGCTCCGGACTCTGGGGCAGCTTTGTTGCGCACTACCTGCGCAAAGGACTCGGCTCGGCCGGTGCATGGGTGTTCTTTTTGCTGGCCACGAGTGTGCTCACGGTGGCGACCCTGCGTTGGAATCCGATCCGCATGCTGCTCGGCCCCGGACGCGGCGCCGATGCGAACGGGGCAGACGAAGCGCCGACGGTTGACCGTGCGATCGCGACCGGCCGCAAGCGCCGCACACTGGCCCAGCAGCTCGAGCCGGAACCCGAGGAGCTGCCGGCGATCGACCCCGTGCTGGCGCGGGACGTCCTCGCACTCGAGAAGCCGGATGCCCGGTTCGCGCCTGAGGCCGGTCGCGACGGCGCGAAATCGAAGAGGAACGCGAAGGAAACGGCCCGTCCTCCCGCCGCGGTCGAGGCGGCCCTCGACGCGTCGTCGGAGCCGTCGCCCTTCAGCGACAACTTGCCGCCCACCGATCTGCTTACCGCCGCGCCTGCCCGCAATGCCGATGCCGGCAAACGCGAGCTGGACTTGGCGGGTGAGAAGCTGATGGCGACGCTTCGCACGTTCAAAGTGGACGGCGAGCTGGTGGGGCGGACGACAGGACCGACGGTTACGCAATTCGAAATCGAGCCGGCCCCCGGCGTGAAGGTGCGGCAGATCGCGGCGTTGGCCGATGATCTGGCCTTGGCGATGCGGGCGCCGAGCATTCGCATCGTGGCACCCATTCCGGGGCGTGGCGCGGTCGGTGTGGAAGTGCCCAACCCGTCGCCGGAAATGGTGGTGCTGCGCGAAGTGCTCGAGTCGGCAGAATTTCGTCAGATGCGCGCAGCGCTTCCGATCGCGCTGGGCAAGGATCTCGAAGGACGCGCCGTGATCGCCGACTTGGCGAAGATGCCGCACTTGCTCATCGCTGGCGCCACGGGCTCCGGAAAGTCGGTGTGCGTGAACACGATCATCACGAGTCTCGCGTATCGGCACACGCCACGTACGCTGCGATTTCTGATGGTCGATCCCAAGATGGTCGAACTCAGCGTATACAACACACTGCCGCACCTGCGACACAAAGTGATCACCGACAACCGTGACGCGGCGTCGGTGTTGAAGTGGGCCGTGATGGAGATGCAGGACCGTTACCGATTGCTCGAAGCGAATGCGTGCCGCAACCTACAGGAGTTCAATCGCCGCGTTCAGCAGCATGCTGACGGTGAAGGCGCACCCGTGCAGAAGCCGCGCAATCTCGAAGTGGCCTTCGAGGATCGGACGTATTCCGGTGGTGTCTTGCCGTATATCGTCGTGGTGATCGACGAAATGGCCGACCTCATGATGACGGTGCAGGGCGAAGTCGAAACGCCGATCGCGATGTTGGCGCAGAAGGCGCGCGCGATCGGCATTCACCTGATTCTGGCCACGCAGCGACCGAGCGTGAACGTGATTACTGGCCTCATCAAGGCGAATTTTCCGTGCCGGATCGCGTTTCGTGTGGCGTCGCAAGTGGACAGCCGTACGATCATCGATGGCGCGGGGGCCGAAGCGCTGCTTGGCAACGGCGACATGCTGTTCATCCCGCCGGGCAAGTCGGAACCGGCGCGGCTCCAGGGGGCATATCTCTCCAGTGAGGATACCGAGCGACTGCTCAAATGGTATGAGGATGCCCGCGCCCGTCATGAGGCTGGTGAAGGCATCATGGCGGAACCCGATATTCTAGAAACCGTGCGTGCGCTCGAAGCGAAGGGCGACGGCGGTGACGATGACGATGGCGATCGCTCCTCCGACGACCGGGATGCGCGCTTCCGTGAAGCGGCGGAAGTCGTGATCCAGCATCGCCAGGGATCAACGTCGCTATTGCAGCGACGGCTGAAGATCGGATACGGACGCGCCGCCCGTATCATCGATCAGCTCGAAGCGGCCGGCGTGCTGGCGCCGTCCGAAGGCGCCGCGCGCCCGCGCGATGTGCTGGTGGGCGTTCAGGATTTGGACCGCATCTGCGGTTCCTGA
- a CDS encoding glycerophosphodiester phosphodiesterase family protein: MILLDQNARPVIGHRGNRAHAPENTLESLQEAVVLGVDAVEFDVQVSSDGVLLLMHDLTIDRTTSGSGAVATQTFATLRAHDAGARFTVDGGRSFPWRDRGVVIPSFDDVVEALPSTLPLIVELKTPAASAALLAAITRHGLQKRVIVAGFESASTQPLRGQGFALGASTPDVARLLWPSLLRRRIPSPWYQALCIPPTYNGVPLPISAIARAVRHARVVTHVWTVNDAVKATQLWSHGVQGIISDDPATILAARAGAAFF, translated from the coding sequence ATGATCTTGCTTGACCAGAACGCCCGTCCGGTGATCGGACATCGAGGCAACCGCGCGCACGCACCGGAGAACACACTCGAGTCGTTGCAAGAGGCCGTGGTGCTTGGGGTGGATGCCGTCGAGTTCGATGTACAGGTCTCGAGCGACGGCGTGTTGCTCCTCATGCACGACCTGACGATCGACCGGACCACCAGTGGGAGTGGCGCGGTCGCGACCCAGACGTTCGCCACGCTCCGTGCGCACGACGCCGGAGCGCGCTTCACCGTGGACGGTGGGCGCAGCTTTCCGTGGCGTGATCGCGGCGTCGTGATTCCCTCGTTTGACGACGTGGTCGAGGCGTTGCCGAGTACGCTGCCGCTGATCGTGGAGCTGAAGACGCCGGCCGCGTCGGCCGCGCTGCTCGCTGCGATTACCCGACATGGCCTCCAGAAACGCGTGATTGTGGCCGGCTTCGAATCTGCAAGCACCCAGCCGCTGCGCGGACAGGGCTTCGCTCTCGGCGCGAGTACGCCTGACGTGGCGCGACTGCTGTGGCCGTCGCTGCTTCGGCGTCGGATACCGTCACCCTGGTATCAGGCGCTCTGCATCCCGCCCACGTATAACGGCGTCCCGTTACCGATTAGCGCGATCGCCCGAGCCGTGCGCCACGCACGCGTGGTCACTCACGTGTGGACGGTGAACGATGCCGTGAAGGCCACACAGCTCTGGTCGCACGGTGTGCAGGGGATCATCAGCGACGATCCCGCGACCATTCTCGCCGCGCGTGCCGGCGCTGCGTTCTTTTGA
- a CDS encoding regulatory protein RecX — translation MLESSRRPGRFVLTLTDGRIFTVAIGALSETGATRAGVELDVDAVAYLGRESAITDVSDRAVGALARGRKTRRELEIRLRRVQPDAALIAEALDRLTAIGVLSDEDVAHAEAAARLRHGEAPAKVRQVLRRKGVEGRMVNDAVTAAISEDGFDELAACLVLAEKRVRALGSNEPAVVRRRLVAFLQRRGFGGSVIGQVLREVLGRKSESESE, via the coding sequence GTGCTAGAATCGTCGCGTCGGCCGGGGCGATTCGTGCTCACGCTCACCGACGGGCGCATCTTCACCGTCGCCATCGGCGCCCTGAGCGAGACGGGGGCTACCCGCGCGGGCGTCGAGCTCGATGTCGACGCGGTGGCCTACCTTGGCCGCGAGTCGGCCATCACGGACGTCAGCGACCGCGCCGTCGGCGCGCTCGCGCGTGGCCGAAAGACGCGCCGCGAGCTCGAAATTCGCCTTCGACGGGTGCAGCCTGATGCCGCGCTGATCGCCGAGGCGCTCGACCGCCTGACCGCCATTGGGGTGCTTTCCGATGAGGACGTCGCGCATGCCGAGGCGGCGGCACGACTGCGGCACGGGGAGGCGCCCGCCAAGGTGCGACAGGTCCTTCGACGGAAAGGGGTCGAAGGCCGAATGGTGAACGATGCCGTGACCGCGGCCATCAGTGAAGACGGCTTTGACGAGTTGGCGGCGTGCCTTGTGTTGGCAGAGAAGCGTGTGCGGGCTCTGGGTTCCAATGAGCCGGCAGTCGTTCGCCGCCGCTTGGTCGCGTTTCTGCAGCGCCGTGGCTTCGGCGGCAGCGTTATCGGACAGGTGCTGCGTGAGGTGCTCGGACGGAAATCTGAAAGCGAGAGCGAGTAG
- the accC gene encoding acetyl-CoA carboxylase biotin carboxylase subunit yields the protein MFKKVLIANRGEIALRVIRACRELEIQTVAVYSEADRESLHVRFADDDVCIGPPPGRDSYLKIPRLIAAAEITGADAIHPGYGFLAENAEFAETCRASGIAFIGPTPEQIRVMGDKASARRAMAECGVPIVPGSPGPVDDPEEALEFARGIGFPVIIKAAAGGGGKGMRVARDPDDFLRSFQLARSEALSAFGNGDVYVEKFLERPRHVEFQVMGDMHGNVIHLGERDCSVQRRHQKLIEEAPCPVMTPELREKMGEAAVRGAKAINYVGAGTVEMLLDEDGSFFFMEMNTRIQVEHPVTEMLTGVDLVKEQIRVASGLPLSILETPAFRGHVIECRVNAEDPARNFQPSPGKLEVFHQPGGPGVRVDTHAYAGYTVPPYYDSMIAKLIVQGNTREEALKRMQIALESFVIEGVKTTMPFLARVMQHPAFKAGKVHTKWLELEGTDLLKEPT from the coding sequence ATGTTCAAAAAGGTCCTGATCGCCAACCGCGGCGAAATCGCTCTCCGTGTCATTCGCGCTTGCCGTGAACTCGAAATTCAGACGGTCGCCGTGTACTCCGAGGCTGACCGCGAGTCGCTGCACGTGCGCTTCGCCGACGATGATGTCTGTATCGGACCCCCACCGGGTCGCGATTCCTACCTCAAAATCCCGCGACTGATCGCGGCCGCCGAAATCACCGGCGCCGACGCGATCCATCCAGGCTACGGCTTTCTCGCGGAAAATGCGGAGTTCGCCGAAACCTGCCGCGCCTCGGGTATTGCCTTCATCGGCCCCACGCCGGAGCAGATTCGCGTGATGGGCGACAAGGCCTCGGCTCGTCGGGCGATGGCCGAGTGCGGGGTGCCGATCGTGCCGGGATCGCCGGGACCGGTCGACGATCCCGAGGAGGCGCTGGAGTTCGCTCGCGGCATCGGCTTCCCGGTCATCATCAAGGCCGCCGCTGGCGGCGGTGGTAAGGGAATGCGTGTCGCACGCGATCCTGATGACTTCCTGCGTTCCTTCCAGCTTGCCCGCTCTGAAGCGCTCTCCGCGTTTGGCAACGGCGACGTGTATGTCGAGAAGTTTCTCGAGCGTCCTCGGCACGTCGAATTTCAGGTGATGGGCGATATGCACGGCAATGTCATTCACCTGGGCGAACGCGATTGCTCGGTGCAGCGTCGTCACCAGAAGCTGATCGAGGAAGCGCCGTGTCCCGTGATGACGCCGGAACTGCGCGAGAAGATGGGCGAGGCGGCCGTGCGGGGCGCGAAGGCGATCAACTATGTCGGCGCGGGCACCGTGGAAATGCTACTCGACGAAGACGGTTCATTCTTTTTCATGGAAATGAACACGCGCATCCAGGTCGAGCATCCCGTGACCGAAATGCTCACGGGCGTCGATCTCGTGAAGGAGCAGATTCGTGTGGCGTCGGGGCTTCCCTTGTCGATCCTCGAGACGCCCGCGTTTCGCGGTCACGTGATCGAGTGCCGCGTCAATGCCGAGGATCCAGCCCGCAATTTCCAGCCGTCGCCCGGCAAGTTGGAGGTCTTCCATCAACCTGGCGGCCCCGGCGTGCGCGTCGACACCCATGCCTACGCGGGCTACACCGTGCCGCCGTACTACGATTCGATGATCGCCAAGCTCATCGTGCAGGGCAACACGCGCGAAGAGGCGCTCAAGCGCATGCAGATCGCACTCGAGAGCTTCGTGATCGAAGGGGTGAAGACCACCATGCCCTTCCTCGCCCGCGTCATGCAGCATCCTGCCTTTAAGGCCGGCAAGGTGCACACCAAGTGGCTCGAGTTGGAAGGGACCGATCTGCTCAAGGAACCGACATAG
- a CDS encoding TonB-dependent receptor produces the protein MFFLRVRQVLTATLLALGALPVVAGGLAAQSGAITGKVTNAESGRPIENAAVKATAAGGMTYGAVSGADGAFRIVNLPDGTYTVSVNVLGFAPKSSASVRPGAVLTIAMTARTTTLDQTVVTASRSRPEKVLDAPAQISVVSSEQIAERPVVTVTDHLRSSPGVDVSRGGLAQSNVVARGFNNAFSGSMLMLQDYRFAGVPSLRVNVPFLFTGTNEDIDRMEILLGPASALYGPNSSNGVLHIITKSPFASQGTTISVDGGERSIIRTGLRHAGKLSDKAAYKVSGEYMQGKDWEYNDLKEPKIFSTSLVVPESRRGKASQRDFDLQRFTGEARLDLRPREGMEAITTLGYTKIGSGLELTGTNGTAQIKNWSYTNLQQRFRWNRLFAQAFINASDAGNKNAMDDRGTFLLGSGQPIVDKSRVVAAQLQHGLDLGKKQSFTYGLDYIWTNPQTGNTTNGSNEDVDNVTEYGAYIQSSTKPTEKIELLLAARGDANNVIEGQFFSPRAALIFRPTPNQNLRFTYNRAFSTPANFSFFLDLLAAPNVGGSGFDVRARGNPPKEGFQFRRDCTSSAASGLCMKSRLAGGGQFVGANAAAAFGPLIGANAGALNPSVTAGIAGALQLGGFSAQQAAALAPGLATGLIQHLATRAPTSAELSTRLSIIGTSTPLQAAQVADIDPLRASFNNTFEVGYKGRVGSRIGFDLSFWGQERGDVGTASAIATPNVFFGDTTQLKGYISGQTTSYLTTALQQAAGLGVGNATALATGIGAALGPSLGRSFAPAPLGVVTFDNATSTSTDLYLTYSSVGKSIWVRGLDLATDISATDRVTVDLSYSWQSQNIFRSVPGGNNLPLMSNSPNSRGSLGVRYRNDENGLGFELRTRYNEAYPVNSSYYTTNFAFPIAAGQTGAVANASGGANRCSPAPAGTFCYENVPEALTMDAQVSKRFDLGSQKLMWSLNAQNMFDNRIRTFPGVPETGRLIMTRLQYSF, from the coding sequence ATGTTTTTTCTTCGAGTTCGACAAGTACTGACTGCGACCCTGCTCGCACTCGGCGCGCTGCCTGTGGTCGCCGGTGGGCTAGCGGCCCAATCCGGCGCGATTACCGGCAAAGTGACCAACGCCGAGAGCGGGCGCCCGATCGAGAACGCTGCCGTCAAAGCCACTGCGGCGGGCGGCATGACCTACGGTGCCGTCAGCGGCGCTGATGGTGCATTCCGCATCGTGAATCTTCCCGATGGCACGTATACGGTAAGTGTGAACGTGCTCGGTTTTGCGCCGAAGAGCTCGGCCAGTGTGCGGCCCGGCGCCGTGCTCACCATTGCGATGACCGCGCGCACGACCACGCTCGACCAGACCGTCGTCACGGCGAGTCGCAGCCGTCCGGAAAAGGTGCTCGATGCGCCGGCGCAGATTTCTGTCGTGTCCAGTGAGCAGATCGCGGAGCGCCCGGTGGTCACGGTGACCGATCACCTGCGTTCGAGCCCCGGCGTGGATGTGAGCCGCGGTGGTCTCGCCCAGTCGAACGTCGTGGCGCGCGGCTTCAACAACGCGTTCAGTGGCAGCATGCTGATGCTGCAGGACTATCGTTTTGCCGGCGTTCCGTCGTTGCGCGTGAACGTGCCGTTCCTATTCACCGGCACCAACGAAGACATCGACCGGATGGAGATCCTGCTCGGACCTGCGTCGGCCCTCTACGGACCGAACAGCTCGAACGGCGTGCTCCATATCATCACCAAGTCGCCGTTCGCCTCGCAGGGCACCACGATCAGCGTGGACGGCGGCGAGCGCTCGATCATCCGCACGGGACTGCGTCACGCCGGCAAGCTGAGTGACAAGGCGGCGTACAAGGTGTCGGGCGAGTATATGCAGGGTAAGGACTGGGAGTATAACGACCTGAAGGAGCCGAAGATCTTCAGCACCTCGCTGGTCGTTCCTGAGTCGCGTCGCGGAAAGGCGAGCCAGCGTGACTTCGATCTGCAGCGCTTCACCGGCGAGGCACGCCTCGATCTGCGACCCCGTGAGGGCATGGAAGCCATCACGACGCTCGGTTACACGAAGATCGGCAGCGGTCTCGAACTCACCGGCACCAACGGCACGGCGCAGATCAAGAACTGGTCGTACACGAATCTCCAGCAGCGTTTCCGCTGGAATCGCCTCTTCGCGCAGGCGTTCATCAACGCCAGCGACGCCGGCAACAAGAATGCGATGGACGACCGGGGCACGTTCCTCCTCGGATCTGGGCAGCCGATCGTCGACAAGTCGCGCGTCGTGGCCGCACAGCTCCAGCACGGCCTTGATCTCGGCAAGAAGCAGAGCTTCACCTATGGTCTCGATTACATCTGGACGAATCCGCAAACCGGCAACACGACCAACGGTTCGAACGAAGACGTTGACAACGTCACGGAGTACGGCGCGTACATTCAGTCTTCCACGAAGCCGACCGAGAAGATCGAACTGTTGCTCGCGGCCCGCGGTGATGCGAACAACGTGATCGAAGGACAGTTCTTCTCGCCGCGTGCGGCCCTGATCTTCCGCCCCACGCCGAATCAGAACCTGCGCTTCACGTACAACCGCGCGTTCTCCACGCCGGCCAACTTCTCCTTCTTCCTCGACTTGCTCGCCGCGCCCAACGTGGGCGGCTCTGGCTTCGACGTCCGCGCTCGTGGCAATCCGCCGAAGGAAGGCTTCCAGTTTCGCCGTGATTGCACCAGCAGCGCCGCGTCCGGCCTGTGCATGAAGTCGCGTCTTGCCGGCGGTGGTCAGTTCGTCGGTGCCAACGCGGCGGCGGCGTTCGGCCCGCTCATCGGTGCCAACGCTGGCGCGCTCAACCCGAGCGTCACCGCCGGCATCGCCGGCGCACTGCAGTTGGGCGGCTTCTCCGCGCAGCAGGCGGCGGCGCTAGCCCCCGGACTGGCGACGGGTCTCATTCAGCACCTCGCGACGCGTGCGCCGACGTCCGCCGAGTTGAGCACGCGACTCTCGATTATCGGCACGTCGACCCCGCTGCAGGCGGCGCAAGTGGCCGACATCGATCCGCTGCGGGCCTCGTTCAACAACACCTTCGAAGTGGGCTACAAGGGTCGTGTCGGCAGCCGCATCGGCTTCGACCTTTCCTTCTGGGGGCAGGAGCGTGGTGACGTCGGTACGGCGTCCGCGATCGCCACACCGAACGTCTTCTTTGGCGATACGACGCAGCTCAAGGGGTACATCTCCGGCCAGACGACATCGTACTTGACAACCGCGCTTCAACAGGCGGCAGGACTCGGCGTCGGCAACGCCACCGCGCTGGCAACTGGCATCGGTGCCGCGCTCGGCCCGAGCCTCGGTCGTAGCTTTGCTCCGGCGCCGTTGGGCGTCGTGACCTTCGACAACGCCACTAGCACGAGCACGGATCTCTACCTCACGTACTCCAGCGTCGGCAAGTCGATCTGGGTGCGCGGTCTCGACCTCGCCACCGACATCTCGGCAACCGATCGCGTCACGGTGGACCTGTCCTACAGCTGGCAGAGCCAGAATATCTTCCGCAGCGTCCCGGGTGGAAACAACCTGCCGCTGATGTCGAACTCGCCGAACTCTCGTGGTTCGCTCGGCGTCCGGTATCGGAACGATGAGAACGGATTGGGCTTTGAGCTCCGCACTCGCTACAACGAGGCGTATCCCGTAAACTCGAGCTACTACACCACGAACTTCGCCTTCCCGATCGCCGCTGGTCAGACCGGCGCCGTGGCGAATGCGTCGGGTGGTGCCAATCGCTGCAGCCCGGCGCCTGCCGGTACGTTCTGCTACGAGAATGTGCCCGAGGCGCTCACGATGGACGCGCAGGTCTCCAAGCGCTTCGACCTCGGCAGCCAAAAGCTCATGTGGTCGCTCAACGCGCAGAATATGTTCGACAATCGCATCCGCACCTTCCCGGGCGTGCCGGAGACGGGTCGCTTGATCATGACACGTCTGCAGTACTCCTTCTGA
- a CDS encoding 2-phosphosulfolactate phosphatase: MRIDVLLGEAQVAPAEVADRIVVVIDVLRAATTVAAALDAGARAVIPFETVDETASRAKAYARGEVQLAGERRMVKIDGFDLGNSPAEYTPASVEGRTILYTTTNGTMALAASHGARACYFAAFVNVTATVASVRSAIEHGGDVTIICAGHERHVALEDVVCAGRLVRGITAGVERVTRGDGARVAEMAERPFQGGVASVALEAGHARSLVAAGFERDVEMCLTLDRFHRSVLYHDRQLQLEPATRADH; encoded by the coding sequence GTGCGCATCGATGTGCTGCTCGGCGAGGCGCAAGTTGCGCCCGCCGAGGTGGCGGATCGTATCGTCGTGGTCATTGACGTGCTGCGCGCGGCCACCACTGTGGCCGCGGCGCTCGATGCGGGGGCGCGCGCTGTGATCCCGTTCGAGACCGTCGACGAAACGGCATCGCGGGCGAAGGCGTACGCGCGGGGCGAGGTTCAACTGGCGGGTGAGCGGCGCATGGTGAAGATCGATGGCTTCGATCTGGGCAATTCTCCCGCCGAGTATACACCGGCATCGGTCGAAGGACGGACGATTCTCTATACGACGACCAACGGCACAATGGCGTTAGCCGCGTCACACGGGGCGCGCGCCTGCTACTTCGCCGCGTTCGTGAATGTGACCGCCACCGTGGCGTCGGTGCGGTCGGCGATCGAACACGGCGGGGATGTCACGATCATCTGCGCTGGCCATGAGCGGCACGTGGCGCTCGAGGACGTCGTCTGCGCCGGACGGCTCGTGCGCGGCATTACCGCCGGGGTCGAGCGCGTCACGCGGGGCGATGGTGCGCGCGTGGCGGAAATGGCGGAACGGCCGTTTCAGGGAGGAGTGGCATCGGTGGCGCTCGAAGCCGGTCACGCGAGGTCGTTGGTTGCCGCTGGCTTCGAGCGCGATGTGGAGATGTGCCTGACGCTCGATCGCTTCCATCGGTCAGTGCTATACCACGATCGACAGCTTCAGCTCGAGCCCGCGACTCGCGCGGATCACTAG
- a CDS encoding YraN family protein, whose translation MTKQRQALGLLGERIAARWMRRDGWEFVAHRFRSGHRDIDLIMRRGNDIAFVEVKARRGEAFGHPVEAVHFRKRRELGRSARVWVDRHGAPELTYRFDVVGILISGQNVRVQHVENAFLLP comes from the coding sequence ATGACGAAACAACGACAGGCTCTCGGGCTGTTGGGCGAACGCATTGCCGCGCGATGGATGCGACGTGACGGATGGGAGTTCGTTGCGCATCGCTTCCGCAGCGGGCATCGCGATATCGACCTGATCATGCGACGCGGGAACGACATCGCGTTCGTGGAAGTGAAGGCGAGGCGTGGGGAGGCATTCGGACACCCCGTGGAGGCCGTACACTTTCGGAAACGCCGGGAACTCGGCCGCAGCGCCCGCGTTTGGGTGGATCGACACGGTGCCCCCGAGCTGACGTACCGCTTCGATGTGGTCGGAATCCTCATTTCCGGTCAAAATGTCCGAGTGCAGCACGTGGAGAATGCCTTTCTACTGCCCTGA
- the recA gene encoding recombinase RecA, translating to MAASPLTTAVSMAGTVMSDDKRKALALAVAQIEKSCGKGSIMRLGTDSKVRVESIPTGAINLDAAIGVGGIPRGRVTEIYGPESSGKTTLCLHVVANAQKLGGVAAFIDAEHALDTEYAKKLGVDVENMLISQPDTGEQALEICEILVRSGAVDVIVIDSVAALVPKAEIEGDMGDSHVGLQARLMSQALRKLTGAIARSKTSVIFINQLREKIGVMFGNPETTTGGKALKFYASVRLDIRRIGPVKDKEEVVGSHVRVKVVKNKVAPPFKQAEFDIMYAEGISHTSLLVDIGSEAGIIDKAGAWYSYGTQRIGQGRENAKMFLKDNPVLMAEIEEKVKVLLGVKEAAAPGAPEETEE from the coding sequence ATGGCGGCTTCACCACTCACGACGGCGGTTTCTATGGCGGGCACAGTGATGTCAGACGACAAGCGCAAGGCCCTGGCGCTCGCAGTCGCGCAGATCGAAAAGAGCTGCGGTAAGGGTTCGATCATGCGCCTCGGTACCGATTCGAAAGTGCGTGTCGAATCGATCCCCACGGGCGCCATCAATCTCGATGCGGCAATTGGCGTCGGCGGTATTCCGCGCGGCCGCGTCACCGAGATCTACGGACCCGAGTCCAGCGGTAAGACCACGCTCTGCTTGCACGTGGTGGCGAATGCGCAGAAGCTGGGCGGCGTGGCGGCCTTCATCGATGCCGAGCATGCGCTCGATACCGAGTATGCCAAGAAGCTCGGCGTCGATGTGGAGAACATGCTGATCTCCCAGCCCGACACCGGCGAGCAGGCGCTCGAGATCTGTGAAATCCTCGTGCGCTCCGGCGCCGTCGACGTCATCGTGATCGACTCCGTTGCCGCGCTGGTGCCGAAAGCGGAAATCGAGGGCGACATGGGTGACTCCCACGTCGGTCTGCAGGCGCGCTTGATGAGTCAGGCACTGCGTAAGCTGACCGGCGCGATCGCGCGCTCGAAGACCTCGGTGATCTTCATCAATCAGCTGCGCGAAAAGATCGGCGTCATGTTCGGCAACCCGGAAACCACCACCGGCGGTAAGGCGCTCAAGTTCTACGCCTCGGTGCGCCTCGACATCCGCCGCATCGGACCGGTCAAGGACAAGGAAGAAGTGGTCGGCTCGCACGTCCGCGTGAAGGTCGTCAAGAACAAGGTCGCACCGCCGTTCAAGCAGGCTGAGTTCGACATCATGTACGCCGAAGGCATCAGCCACACGTCGCTGCTCGTCGACATCGGCTCGGAAGCCGGCATCATCGACAAGGCAGGCGCTTGGTACAGCTATGGCACCCAGCGCATCGGGCAGGGTCGTGAGAACGCGAAGATGTTCCTCAAGGACAACCCGGTCCTGATGGCTGAGATCGAAGAGAAGGTGAAGGTGTTGCTCGGTGTGAAGGAAGCAGCAGCGCCGGGCGCGCCCGAAGAGACCGAGGAGTAG